The Coleofasciculaceae cyanobacterium genome includes a window with the following:
- a CDS encoding NAD(P)H-dependent oxidoreductase: MNCCFKSIWAINTDISCCNAQTEIISVRDLPAEDLIFGRYDSPNLEPTKALIAKADALIIVTPIYKTAYTGVLKAFLDLLPQKALSGKVILLLATAGTIAHLLSVDYALKPVLSELGARYILGSVYFAGLAEAQSSGGTRTSGRREFDQVRK, translated from the coding sequence TTGAATTGCTGCTTCAAAAGCATCTGGGCGATCAATACCGACATAAGTTGTTGTAACGCCCAAACCGAAATTATTTCTGTTCGCGATCTGCCTGCTGAAGATTTAATTTTTGGTCGTTATGACAGTCCTAACCTCGAACCAACAAAAGCTTTAATTGCCAAAGCCGATGCTTTAATTATCGTCACTCCCATTTATAAAACTGCTTATACAGGAGTATTGAAAGCATTTTTAGATTTGCTGCCTCAAAAAGCTTTATCTGGTAAAGTCATTCTGCTTCTTGCTACAGCAGGCACGATCGCTCATTTATTGTCAGTTGACTATGCTCTCAAACCAGTTTTGTCCGAGTTAGGGGCAAGATATATTTTAGGTTCTGTTTATTTTGCTGGTCTGGCAGAAGCCCAGAGTTCTGGGGGTACGCGAACGTCTGGACGACGTGAGTTCGACCAAGTTAGAAAGTAG
- a CDS encoding aminotransferase class I/II-fold pyridoxal phosphate-dependent enzyme has product MGVTTTYVGIDRPDAFEAAIQPNTKLIWIETPTNPLLKIIDIKVLAEIARKNNLILVVDNTFANSYFQTPLQLGADLVVHSTTKYLAGHSDIIGGAVVTSNEQLYNQLKFY; this is encoded by the coding sequence TTGGGCGTTACAACAACTTATGTCGGTATTGATCGCCCAGATGCTTTTGAAGCAGCAATTCAACCCAATACCAAATTAATTTGGATTGAAACCCCAACCAATCCCCTGCTCAAAATTATCGACATTAAAGTTCTCGCCGAAATTGCTAGAAAAAACAATCTTATCTTAGTCGTTGATAATACTTTTGCTAATTCCTATTTTCAAACGCCTTTGCAATTAGGAGCAGATCTCGTCGTTCATAGTACCACCAAATATTTAGCAGGACACAGCGATATTATTGGCGGTGCAGTCGTCACATCTAACGAGCAGCTTTATAACCAGTTGAAATTTTATTAA
- a CDS encoding PLP-dependent transferase — protein MRGIKTLAVRMREHEKNGLFLAKFLAQHPKVDRVYYPGLPSHEQYHLAKTQMSGFGGMISLTLKGGFSQVEKFGESFIVDKLKLNCSCIKKHLKFD, from the coding sequence TTGAGAGGAATTAAAACTCTAGCAGTCAGGATGCGAGAACACGAAAAGAATGGTCTGTTTCTAGCTAAATTTCTCGCCCAACATCCGAAGGTCGATCGAGTATACTATCCAGGTTTGCCCAGTCACGAACAGTATCACTTAGCAAAAACCCAAATGTCTGGATTTGGAGGAATGATTAGTTTAACCCTCAAAGGAGGATTTAGCCAAGTAGAAAAATTTGGAGAAAGCTTTATCGTAGATAAATTGAAGCTGAATTGTAGTTGTATTAAAAAACATTTAAAATTCGATTAG
- a CDS encoding class II glutamine amidotransferase, translating into MALHDRANSQLTINAIEDMCQLLGMNCNVPTDICFSFEGFSTRGGKTDDHRDGWGIAFFEGKGCQLFIDSKPSSSSSVAELVRRYPIHSTHVIAHIRKATQGKILLENCHPFSRQLWGRYWVFAHNGDLAFFELEPMQFYQPVGDTDSEKAFCLILETLRQNFPNSKPPLPQLYSVLNSITKKLAAKGIFNYLLADGESFFAHCSTQLCYIVRQAPFAAAHLIDRDLTVDFNELTNKSDRVAIIATTPLTDNEIWTPIRSGELLTFQDGLPIQFNF; encoded by the coding sequence ATGGCTCTCCATGACCGCGCTAACTCACAATTAACAATTAACGCTATAGAGGATATGTGTCAACTACTTGGTATGAACTGTAACGTTCCCACCGATATTTGCTTTTCTTTCGAGGGTTTTTCAACCAGGGGCGGAAAAACTGACGATCATCGCGATGGATGGGGGATTGCTTTTTTTGAAGGCAAAGGCTGTCAGCTTTTTATAGATTCTAAACCTTCGAGTAGTTCTTCTGTCGCAGAATTAGTGCGACGCTATCCTATTCATTCTACCCACGTCATCGCCCACATCCGTAAAGCGACTCAAGGAAAGATTCTCCTCGAAAACTGCCATCCTTTTAGTCGGCAATTGTGGGGACGCTATTGGGTATTTGCTCACAATGGTGATTTAGCTTTTTTTGAACTCGAACCGATGCAATTTTATCAACCAGTGGGAGATACCGACAGCGAAAAGGCTTTTTGTCTGATTTTAGAAACCTTGCGTCAAAACTTTCCCAACAGTAAGCCTCCTTTGCCACAATTGTATTCAGTGCTGAATAGCATTACTAAAAAATTAGCAGCCAAAGGCATATTTAATTATCTACTTGCCGATGGAGAAAGTTTCTTTGCCCATTGTTCTACCCAACTTTGTTACATTGTGCGCCAAGCACCTTTTGCAGCAGCCCATTTAATTGATCGAGATTTAACGGTAGATTTTAACGAGTTGACAAATAAGAGCGATCGCGTCGCTATTATTGCTACTACTCCCCTAACTGATAACGAGATTTGGACTCCCATTCGCTCAGGAGAATTATTGACTTTTCAGGACGGTTTACCGATTCAATTCAACTTTTAA
- a CDS encoding FAD/NAD(P)-binding protein, with the protein MKILETRLTLDDFRLKLQKVAIGQLELAQLQDWVARLDVGDMAIASNVCFSSENYQRQILLRDSNCEIILVCWQPGQFSSIHDHGDSLNVTRVYQGVLTSRTFTRNDAATEEFSSVLLQEKYLQPDELVGVDRAQIHQLANTSEQNLITLNIYAKPLQQMQVYHSMSGQSQLSPIQAKNQTRFVDKGKKPDKFESQPTSIAIVGGGFSGSMVAVHLLKNTVSPLRIKLIEPRPFVGEGIAYSTNWDCHLLNVPAGKMSAFPDHPDHFWHWLQTRESEIVKKVSQDDFVPRKLYGDYIRSILAEAESQADKGVSLEKLTDEAIALETNTERATVCLSSGKSLEVDRVVLALGNFPPADPAVADSSFYQSKRYFRFWSAPSLFSLAADEPILIIGSGLTALDAILALDRQKHQGKIYVVSRRGLLPQAHQPTTSYPPLFKSESLPTTIRSLVRRIRQEIKSAEARGDNWQSVINSVRPQTQLIWQSLAIAEKQRFLRHVRPYWESHRHRVHSAIARQIESKVAAGQLHFLAGRIQAYNEDALGVNVSIREQCSNYINNLRLGAVINCTGTECNYRRLQHPLIENLLNSGLIKPDPLNLGLEVAANGALIDATGEVSNLLFTLGSPQKGCLWETTAVAEIRQQAKTLAQQLLYLGLAL; encoded by the coding sequence ATGAAAATTCTGGAAACCAGATTAACTTTAGACGATTTTCGGCTAAAACTTCAGAAAGTTGCCATCGGGCAACTTGAGCTAGCACAACTTCAAGACTGGGTAGCAAGATTAGATGTAGGAGATATGGCGATCGCCAGCAATGTTTGTTTTAGTTCTGAAAATTATCAACGCCAAATCCTTTTACGCGACTCAAACTGTGAAATAATTCTTGTCTGCTGGCAACCAGGACAATTTAGTTCAATTCACGATCATGGTGATTCTTTAAATGTAACTCGCGTTTATCAAGGCGTACTTACTTCTAGAACCTTTACTCGCAATGATGCTGCAACCGAAGAATTCTCATCCGTTCTTCTTCAAGAAAAATATTTACAGCCAGACGAATTGGTAGGAGTCGATCGCGCTCAAATTCATCAACTTGCCAATACTTCCGAGCAAAATCTGATCACTCTCAACATTTACGCTAAACCATTACAGCAGATGCAAGTTTATCACTCCATGAGCGGACAATCCCAGCTTTCGCCCATTCAGGCAAAGAATCAAACAAGATTTGTTGACAAGGGAAAAAAACCTGATAAATTCGAGTCGCAGCCAACCAGTATTGCGATCGTTGGCGGTGGCTTTAGTGGTTCGATGGTGGCGGTGCATCTACTCAAAAATACAGTTTCCCCTCTACGTATTAAGTTAATCGAACCTCGTCCTTTTGTCGGTGAAGGAATTGCTTACAGCACTAATTGGGATTGTCATTTGCTTAACGTTCCTGCTGGTAAAATGAGTGCTTTTCCCGACCATCCCGACCATTTTTGGCACTGGTTGCAGACTCGCGAGTCCGAAATAGTTAAAAAAGTTAGCCAAGATGATTTTGTACCGCGAAAGCTTTACGGTGATTACATTAGATCGATCTTAGCCGAAGCTGAATCCCAAGCAGATAAGGGTGTTAGTCTAGAAAAATTAACTGATGAAGCGATCGCATTAGAAACTAATACAGAACGGGCTACTGTTTGCCTCAGTAGTGGAAAAAGTCTGGAAGTCGATCGCGTGGTGCTAGCTTTGGGAAATTTTCCCCCAGCCGATCCTGCCGTTGCCGACTCTTCTTTTTATCAAAGTAAACGTTATTTTCGCTTTTGGTCTGCACCATCTTTATTTTCTTTAGCTGCTGACGAACCGATTTTAATCATTGGTTCTGGCTTAACTGCTTTAGATGCAATTTTGGCACTTGATCGACAAAAACATCAAGGTAAAATTTATGTTGTTTCGCGTCGGGGTTTGCTTCCTCAAGCGCATCAGCCAACAACTTCTTATCCACCTTTGTTCAAGTCCGAATCGCTACCAACAACAATTCGCTCTCTAGTACGCCGAATCAGACAAGAAATCAAGTCTGCTGAAGCTAGGGGTGATAACTGGCAATCTGTGATTAACTCGGTTCGTCCCCAAACTCAATTAATTTGGCAATCTCTAGCGATCGCTGAAAAACAAAGATTTTTACGCCACGTTCGACCCTACTGGGAAAGTCATCGTCATCGAGTACATAGTGCGATCGCTCGACAAATTGAGTCAAAAGTTGCAGCAGGACAGTTACATTTCTTGGCAGGACGTATTCAAGCCTACAATGAGGATGCTCTAGGAGTAAACGTATCGATTCGCGAGCAATGTAGCAACTATATTAATAACTTGCGCTTAGGTGCAGTAATTAACTGTACGGGGACGGAATGCAACTATCGCCGACTACAACACCCTTTGATCGAGAATTTATTGAATTCTGGTCTGATTAAACCAGATCCCCTCAATCTTGGTTTAGAGGTCGCTGCCAACGGCGCGCTGATCGATGCAACAGGGGAAGTATCTAATTTACTGTTTACTCTCGGTTCCCCCCAAAAGGGATGTCTCTGGGAAACAACTGCGGTAGCTGAGATTCGCCAGCAAGCCAAAACACTGGCACAACAATTGCTCTACTTAGGGCTTGCTCTTTAA